In the Anastrepha obliqua isolate idAnaObli1 chromosome 1, idAnaObli1_1.0, whole genome shotgun sequence genome, one interval contains:
- the LOC129236415 gene encoding negative elongation factor A, whose protein sequence is MANVRDSDTSLWLHNKLGTSNDSWISGSICSQLNKEVLRNIKECFPDLQTQVKLKLLLSFFHIPRRLVEEWKAELEEVIEVAGLDSELWVSMLAETMKTFPATSSLNTEISEYEDTRPIFTDMVNDLRKLVSKHCDLGMLPLECLYLNKNALVSVVGQQPNPVKHFTIKRKPKSANLRTELLHKSADAQSSLKKSSAPTIPLRSRGMPRKMTDTTPLKGIPSRVPSLGFRSPNVSGTPQRPNLSRTPAGRKDGGIKLIEFTEQPLGYAAAKKRKREQQLEEQQKKQEQKQIATAAAAESASPVATSPTQASSVSNATGTVATTTPPTSSGAGTNSTFEIKTETISHLNQSGNSDDILTDNKDNVLTAKIEPPTPEYAPSLSYTQPTSPKVLDSKPQIKSLDLPSTCAASTALTSTTAAIVVTPTKMSSMSTQTQTQTQIRTTTQTQGSTSNNNLNHSHKRIKQEIEIKSEEILMPPNIKVEKIEPQIQPPMLTQQLPSTPSRLQQRIIIQQQKQPQQKPHQTPQTIQQPTTQHVLIRTAPQQQKQTLSGLTLGAGGTTVTRQKINATTTSPTNSNTMIKMEKLDIKPMVTKSPVTNTVPSNIYTQQQLRQTNNPLANLPNNISVKITSTKSSKVQSLPQQNSLPQQQQQQQQPILINSSTPVIISSSNAPVSRPKQLISSGTSTTTTAQSIKSMPLSQLKSAANSGPVIISQTIIQPAKRTANSVTGLQHHQQQQAHQQQQQQQQQQQQNIPQSVSTSTTSAQYILTTSTPQQQQQLQTATMPTLTSFAHSRPTQQTTTTLYQTAASSNTQTPTKILLKTSPSGVMMTPVRQQQGATNTGGNPPPLIATSTAQQQQPTLLNIQNVQLPNRPVTIQPASQAAQQQHLQAQLQQQQPQHTIVSNTSATQQPKLTQVLVQSTNPSGVGGSIGNVGVANPNANMKNKTIILTQKGVILRNIGGDMYQQIPISNMSGLQGLSTNTGATLMTTAAGPPSLVKATGSGVQQGQTIQLQQQQSVTQAKQQQHIPTLIPTNTLTSQHMIVQQPTQTNLISTPTQQTIIRPVISNVQGNSLTTLPQGLTLIQRPGQQPQLVQVQTAGSSTAVGQQQPTQIQRTIITQPTQQQQMRPQQIVLQHKSQPQQRIITTAQTGTGQPQQIQIQQGTPTGGISRTTHIVQVAQQAQQQQQQPQTQQAPQRKGLSLSNEHVHKAHEMFRKANRVSRPDKALILGFMAGMRENPRPNSENVIVIKLGETEEKVQQEDGSTALCLVESHIRLDYNSGEWKTFQNYRRLDQSVQGQGVDGNANSGTGGAGGIMQAQNSVVI, encoded by the exons atggCGAATGTGCGGGACAGCGACACATCATTGTGGCTGCATAACAAACTCGGCACTTCGAACGATTCGTGGATAAGTGGGTCGATATGCTCGCAACTTAACAAGGAAGTGCTGCGCAACATAAAGGAGTGTTTTCCAGATTTACAGACCCAAGTGAAGCTGAAATTATTGCTAAGTTTTTTCCATATACCTCGGCGATTGGTAGAAGAG tGGAAAGCTGAGTTGGAGGAAGTTATTGAAGTGGCAGGATTAGATTCGGAGCTTTGGGTATCTATGTTAGCTGAGACTATGAAAACTTTTCCCGCGACAAGTTCACTGAATACCGAAATCTCGGAGTATGAAGATACTCGACCTATCTTCACTGATATGGTGAATGACTTGCGCAAATTGGTTAGTAAGCATTGTGATCTTGGTATGCTTCCTCTTGAATGTTTATATCTAAACAAAAATGCTCTTGTTTCGGTG GTCGGCCAGCAACCGAATCCGGTAAAACATTTCACTATAAAGCGTAAACCTAAAAGTGCCAATTTGCGCACAGAGTTACTCCATAAATCGGCTGATGCGCAATCATCCTTAAAAAAGTCTTCTGCTCCGACTATACCATTGCGCTCGCGTGGCATGCCGCGAAAAATGACGGACACAACGCCCCTCAAAGGAATACCTTCCCGCGTGCCTTCTTTAGGTTTCCGTTCTCCAAATGTATCTGGGACACCACAACGTCCCAACTTAAGTCGTACGCCAGCGGGTCGAAAGGACGGCGGTATCAAATTGATCGAGTTTACAGAGCAACCATTGGGTTATGCTGCGGCTAAGAAACGTAAACGAGAACAACAATTAGAGGAACAGCAGAAGAAACAGGAGCAGAAGCAAATCGCAACTGCAGCTGCTGCAGAGAGCGCTTCGCCAGTAGCCACATCACCAACGCAAGCAAGTAGTGTTAGCAATGCAACAGGCACggttgctacaacaacacctCCGACTTCATCAGGAGCGGGTACAAATAGTACATTTGAAATCAAGACGGAAACGATTTCACACTTAAATCAAAGTGGCAATAGTGATGATATTCTAACGGATAATAAAGACAATGTTCTGACGGCAAAGATTGAACCTCCAACGCCTGAATATGCACCATCTTTAAGCTACACCCAACCAACTTCTCCAAAAGTGCTGGATAGCAAACCGCAAATAAAGTCATTGGATTTGCCATCCACATGTGCGGCCAGTACTGCTTTAACATCTACCACTGCTGCCATAGTTGTTACACCCACCAAAATGAGCAGCATGTCCACGCAGACACAAACTCAAACGCAAATCCGTACAACTACTCAGACACAAGGCAGTACTAGTAACAATAACTTGAATCACAGCCACAAACGCATCAAACAGGAGATTGAAATAAAGAGCGAAGAGATTTTAATGCCACCTAATATTAAGGTGGAAAAAATAGAGCCACAGATCCAGCCGCCTATGCTAACGCAGCAATTACCATCAACACCGTCACGGCTGCAACAGCGAATAATTATCCAGCAACAAAAGCaaccacaacaaaaaccacaccaaactcCACAAACAATTCAGCAGCCAACAACTCAACATGTCCTGATAAGAACTGCGCCGCAACAACAGAAGCAAACCCTTAGTGGTTTAACATTGGGCGCTGGCGGAACAACAGTCACAAGGCAAAAGATAAATGCAACAACCACATCGCCCACTAATTCCAATACAATGATAAAAATGGAGAAATTAGATATAAAACCGATGGTAACAAAGAGCCCTGTCACTAACACTGTGCCCTCTAACATTTACACTCAACAACAGTTGCGTCAAACAAACAATCCGTTGGCGAATTTGCCAAATAATATTTCCGTGAAAATAACGTCAACGAAATCATCAAAGGTTCAATCATTACCTCAGCAAAATTCACTgccacagcaacagcaacaacagcagcagccaaTATTAATTAACAGCTCAACACCGGTGATAATTTCATCCTCTAATGCGCCTGTTTCAAGACCG aaaCAACTTATCTCGTCTGGAACCTCGACAACAACAACGGCACAATCAATTAAGTCTATGCCACTGAGCCAATTAAAGAGTGCTGCCAACAGTGGTCCAGTTATCATATCTCAGACAATCATACAACCAGCGAAACGCACAGCTAATTCTGTGACAGGTCTCCAgcatcatcaacaacaacaggcccatcaacaacaacaacaacaacaacaacagcagcaacaaaatatACCACAGTCGGTTAGTACATCTACAACATCTGCTCAGTACATTTTGACCACGTCAAcgccacaacaacagcaacagcttcAAACAGCTACAATGCCCACACTGACTTCGTTCGCACATTCTCGTCCCACTCAGCAAACTACCACCACGCTATACCAGACAGCGGCTTCATCTAACACGCAAACTCCAACgaagattttattgaaaacatcCCCTTCAGGTGTAATGATGACACCTGTACGACAACAACAGGGCGCGACCAATACTGGCGGTAATCCACCACCGTTAATAGCGACTTCCAcagcgcaacaacaacaacctactTTGCTGAATATTCAAAATGTGCAGCTGCCGAATCGGCCAGTCACCATACAACCGGCCTCCCAGGCAGCCCAGCAGCAGCACCTTCAAGCGCAGCTGCAGCAACAGCAGCCGCAGCATACGATCGTGTCGAACACTAGTGCAACGCAACAGCCTAAACTTACCCAAGTCTTGGTGCAGTCAACGAATCCTTCAGGTGTTGGCGGTTCTATTGGAAATGTTGGTGTTGCAAATCCGAACGCAAACATGAAGAACAAAACCATCATACTCACACAAAAGGGTGTCATACTGCGTAATATAGGCGGTGATATGTACCAACAGATACCGATAAGCAATATGAGTGGATTACAGGGTCTAAGCACTAACACCGGTGCTACGTTGATGACTACAGCGGCAGGCCCACCCAGCCTAGTAAAGGCGACGGGCTCTGGCGTCCAGCAAGGTCAAACTATACAGTTGCAACAGCAGCAAAGTGTAACGCAAgcgaagcaacaacaacacatacCAACGCTTATACCCACAAACACGTTGACATCCCAACACATGATTGTTCAACAGCCAACTCAAACGAACCTCATTAGTACA CCTACTCAGCAAACTATTATCCGACCTGTTATATCTAACGTGCAGGGTAACAGCTTAACGACATTACCACAAGGTCTGACCCTGATCCAGCGTCCTGGTCAACAGCCACAGTTAGTACAGGTGCAAACAGCCGGCAGTTCAACAGCGGTAGGCCAGCAGCAGCCGACCCAGATTCAGCGAACTATTATAACACAGCCaacgcagcaacaacaaatgcgGCCACAGCAGATTGTATTGCAGCACAAGTCGCAGCCGCAACAACGCATAATTACGACTGCGCAAACGGGGACAGGCCAGCCGCAGCAGATACAAATTCAACAAGGCACACCGACGGGTGGCATTTCACGCACCACACACATCGTTCAAGTGGCACAACAGgcgcagcagcaacagcagcaacctcAGACTCAACAGGCACCGCAGCGTAAGGGACTCTCACTATCG AACGAACATGTTCATAAAGCGCACGAAATGTTCCGCAAAGCGAATCGAGTTTCACGTCCCGACAAGGCACTCATATTGGGTTTCATGGCGGGAATGCGTGAAAATCCACGTCCCAACTCTGAGAATGTAATTGTCATAAAATTGGGCGAAACTGAG gaAAAAGTGCAACAAGAGGACGGAAGTACAGCGCTCTGCTTGGTTGAATCACACATAAGGCTGGATTACAATTCAGGCGAGTGGAAGACATTCCAAAACTATCGGCGCCTCGATCAAAGTGTACAAGGCCAAGGGGTGGACGGCAATGCCAATAGTGGGACCGGAGGCGCTGGCGGTATTATGCAAGCACAAAATTCCGTTGTCATTTAA